A genomic region of Phosphitispora fastidiosa contains the following coding sequences:
- the gpmI gene encoding 2,3-bisphosphoglycerate-independent phosphoglycerate mutase: MVPAVGKPLMLMILDGWGISEKEKGNAVTHANTPYYDGLLNTYPHTLLGASGEDVGLPDGQMGNSEVGHLNIGAGRVVYQDFTRISKAIREGDFFTNEVLQEAVNRVRDNDNALHLVGLLSDGGVHSHIKHLYALLELAKQHGLQRVYVHAVLDGRDVPPANAREYIDALQNKFAELGLGAIATVMGRYYAMDRDKRWERVEKAYYAMVYGEGIMATLPSGAVAQSYEKGETDEFVVPVVIIKQTGEPVATIRDGDSVVFYNFRPDRAREITRAFVDDDFSGFARKQDYPKVHYVCLTQYDKTINAPVAFKPQVLENTLGEYLGKKGIRQLRIAETEKYAHVTFFFNGGVEPPNPGEERILIPSPKVPTYDLKPEMSAYEVTEAVLKEIDADKHDVIILNFANPDMVGHTGVMDAAVKAVEVIDDCMSRIVERVKKKNGIVLITADHGNVEQMSAADSDQPHTAHTINRVPLIYVDNGSPNAVMEAGRLEDVAPTLLRLLSIEKPAEMTGKPLIS; the protein is encoded by the coding sequence ATGGTGCCGGCTGTTGGGAAACCACTGATGTTAATGATTTTGGACGGATGGGGAATAAGTGAGAAAGAAAAGGGAAATGCTGTCACACATGCCAATACTCCTTATTATGATGGGCTGCTCAATACATATCCCCATACTCTGTTGGGAGCAAGCGGTGAAGATGTGGGGCTGCCTGACGGACAGATGGGCAACTCCGAAGTGGGACACCTGAATATAGGGGCCGGGCGGGTAGTATACCAGGATTTTACTCGCATTTCGAAGGCCATTCGTGAAGGAGACTTTTTTACCAATGAGGTGCTCCAGGAGGCTGTCAATAGAGTCAGGGACAATGACAATGCCCTGCATCTGGTGGGCTTACTTTCTGACGGAGGGGTTCACAGTCATATTAAACACCTTTATGCCCTTCTGGAACTGGCAAAACAGCACGGGCTGCAGAGGGTTTATGTCCATGCCGTTCTTGATGGACGGGATGTTCCCCCGGCAAACGCCAGGGAGTATATCGATGCCCTGCAAAATAAGTTTGCCGAACTCGGCCTGGGCGCCATTGCCACTGTAATGGGACGTTATTATGCCATGGACAGGGACAAGAGGTGGGAAAGGGTTGAGAAGGCATATTATGCGATGGTTTATGGAGAGGGTATAATGGCAACCCTGCCATCGGGGGCAGTTGCCCAGTCTTATGAAAAAGGCGAAACAGATGAATTCGTAGTTCCGGTGGTGATTATCAAGCAGACTGGGGAACCGGTTGCCACTATAAGAGACGGTGATTCGGTTGTCTTCTATAATTTTCGGCCCGATAGGGCCAGGGAGATTACACGGGCATTTGTTGACGACGATTTTTCAGGCTTCGCAAGGAAACAGGATTACCCGAAGGTGCATTATGTGTGTTTGACTCAGTATGACAAGACAATAAATGCTCCGGTTGCTTTTAAGCCTCAGGTCCTGGAAAATACACTGGGTGAATACCTGGGCAAAAAAGGAATCAGGCAGCTCAGAATCGCGGAGACCGAAAAGTATGCTCATGTTACATTCTTTTTTAACGGTGGAGTTGAGCCGCCAAACCCGGGGGAAGAGAGGATTTTAATTCCTTCGCCCAAGGTGCCGACTTATGACCTCAAGCCGGAAATGAGCGCTTATGAGGTTACTGAGGCGGTCCTCAAAGAAATTGACGCTGACAAACATGATGTTATCATACTTAATTTTGCCAACCCCGATATGGTTGGCCATACAGGTGTTATGGATGCTGCAGTAAAGGCAGTTGAGGTAATAGATGACTGCATGTCCAGAATAGTTGAAAGAGTAAAAAAGAAAAACGGAATTGTCCTTATTACAGCAGACCACGGGAACGTAGAACAAATGAGTGCTGCGGACTCAGACCAGCCGCATACGGCCCATACCATAAACAGGGTTCCTCTAATTTATGTTGACAATGGCAGTCCAAATGCTGTGATGGAGGCGGGCAGGCTTGAGGATGTGGCCCCGACACTTTTACGGCTGCTTAGCATAGAGAAACCCGCGGAAATGACGGGAAAACCGTTAATCAGTTAG
- the tpiA gene encoding triose-phosphate isomerase — translation MRKPIMAGNWKMNKTVEEAILLVSELGMLADEVTDTEVVVCPPFIALDAVIEAGAGSKISFGAQNMYWEEEGAFTGEVSPAMLQDMGCSYVIIGHSERREYFGETDESVSKKLRAALRFDLIPIVCVGEKLEDREKGTTEEVIRKQVETGLSGLDKEQAAGLVVAYEPVWAIGTGKTASDEDAQKVIQFIRQVLTGMYGKDAADRVRILYGGSVKPENISGLMQQPDIDGALVGGASLDAKVFASIVNFQK, via the coding sequence TTGCGTAAACCTATCATGGCCGGTAACTGGAAAATGAATAAAACCGTTGAAGAGGCGATTTTACTGGTCAGTGAATTGGGAATGCTGGCTGACGAGGTGACAGACACAGAGGTGGTAGTATGTCCGCCCTTTATAGCGCTGGATGCGGTGATAGAAGCCGGTGCAGGGTCTAAAATTTCTTTCGGCGCCCAGAACATGTACTGGGAAGAAGAGGGAGCCTTTACCGGTGAGGTGTCTCCGGCAATGCTGCAGGATATGGGCTGCAGTTATGTTATCATCGGTCATTCGGAACGCCGGGAGTATTTCGGAGAAACAGATGAGTCGGTCAGCAAAAAGCTCCGGGCTGCACTTAGGTTTGACCTTATACCCATAGTTTGTGTAGGGGAAAAACTGGAGGACCGGGAAAAAGGAACAACAGAAGAGGTTATTCGCAAACAGGTTGAAACCGGTCTGTCTGGACTTGATAAGGAACAGGCGGCAGGCCTGGTTGTTGCTTATGAGCCTGTCTGGGCTATCGGTACCGGAAAAACTGCTTCAGATGAGGATGCCCAAAAGGTAATCCAATTTATCAGGCAGGTACTCACCGGAATGTATGGGAAAGATGCCGCCGATAGGGTACGCATCCTGTATGGAGGCAGTGTTAAGCCGGAAAACATATCCGGCCTGATGCAGCAGCCTGATATTGACGGCGCATTGGTTGGCGGAGCCAGCCTTGATGCAAAAGTTTTTGCGTCGATAGTAAACTTTCAGAAGTAA
- a CDS encoding phosphoglycerate kinase encodes MQVNTIREMNVKGKRVFVRVDFNVPLDEARAITDDTRIRAAVPTIKYLTEHGAKVILASHLGRPKGQVTEKYSLAPAAKRLEEILGQKVVFTRDCIGEEPQKAVAKMNNGDVVLLENLRFHAGEEKNDPEFVRELAALADIFVNDAFGTAHRAHASTAGIAGLLPAGAGFLMEKEVEYLGQAVRNPVRPFTAIIGGAKVSDKIGVIENLLDKVDTLIIGGGMANTFLKAQGYDMGNSLVEEDKVALARETIEKAGAKNIKLLLPVDLVAAESVSPDSPHKVVSKDGVPGDWAAVDIGPETARIFAGAAREAGTIVWNGPMGVFEMASFARGTEAVAKAVGESAGTSIVGGGDSVAAVRKMGVAEKISHISTGGGASLEFLEGKELPGIKALEKVAVM; translated from the coding sequence ATGCAGGTTAATACCATCAGGGAAATGAATGTAAAAGGGAAGAGAGTATTTGTCAGAGTAGACTTTAACGTACCTCTCGATGAAGCCAGGGCTATCACAGACGATACCAGGATAAGAGCTGCTGTCCCTACTATAAAATATCTTACAGAGCATGGAGCCAAGGTTATCCTGGCTTCTCACCTGGGACGGCCAAAGGGCCAGGTAACAGAGAAGTATTCTCTGGCCCCTGCAGCCAAGAGACTTGAAGAAATCCTGGGCCAAAAGGTAGTTTTTACCCGGGACTGTATCGGTGAAGAACCGCAAAAGGCTGTCGCCAAAATGAATAACGGGGATGTCGTGCTTCTGGAGAATCTTAGGTTTCATGCCGGTGAGGAGAAAAATGACCCTGAGTTTGTCAGGGAGCTGGCAGCGTTGGCTGATATATTCGTAAATGACGCTTTTGGGACAGCTCACAGGGCTCATGCTTCAACTGCAGGCATTGCAGGGCTGCTTCCTGCGGGTGCGGGCTTCCTGATGGAAAAGGAAGTGGAGTACCTGGGCCAGGCTGTGCGGAATCCGGTCAGGCCATTTACTGCCATCATTGGAGGGGCAAAGGTATCGGACAAGATTGGTGTTATTGAGAATCTCCTTGATAAGGTGGACACCCTGATAATCGGAGGGGGTATGGCTAATACCTTTTTGAAAGCCCAAGGCTATGACATGGGGAATTCCCTGGTAGAGGAAGACAAGGTTGCCCTGGCCAGGGAGACCATAGAAAAGGCTGGAGCAAAAAATATTAAGCTGCTGCTTCCGGTTGACCTGGTAGCGGCGGAAAGCGTTTCACCGGATTCACCCCACAAGGTTGTAAGCAAAGACGGGGTTCCGGGTGATTGGGCTGCAGTGGATATTGGACCTGAGACGGCCAGGATATTTGCTGGTGCCGCAAGAGAGGCCGGTACCATTGTCTGGAACGGGCCTATGGGAGTCTTTGAGATGGCGTCCTTTGCCAGAGGCACAGAAGCTGTGGCCAAGGCAGTCGGCGAATCTGCCGGCACGTCAATAGTCGGCGGCGGGGACTCGGTTGCCGCAGTCAGGAAGATGGGGGTAGCTGAAAAAATCAGCCATATATCAACAGGCGGCGGGGCATCACTGGAGTTTTTGGAAGGCAAGGAACTGCCGGGGATCAAGGCCCTGGAAAAAGTGGCAGTTATGTAA
- a CDS encoding ArsJ-associated glyceraldehyde-3-phosphate dehydrogenase yields the protein MSVKVGINGFGRIGRLVFRAAFNNPEIDIIAVNDLTDAKTLAHLLKYDSVHGIFQAEVKAGDGAIIVNGREIKVTAEKDPAQLPWKKFGVQVVVESTGRFTKRADAAKHLEAGAAKVVISAPGKEEDITIVMGVNDEKYDPANHHIISNASCTTNCLAPFAKVLHEKFGIVKGLMTTIHAYTNDQQILDLPHKDLRRARAAGMSMIPTTTGAAKAVALVLPELKGKLNGFAIRVPTPNVSCVDLVAEVAKPTSAEEVNAAFKAASENELKGILQYCEEPLVSKDFNGNPHSSIVDALSTMVIEGNMVKVLSWYDNEWGYSNRVVDLIGFITGKGL from the coding sequence ATGAGTGTAAAAGTAGGGATTAACGGATTTGGACGTATAGGGAGGCTGGTTTTCCGAGCGGCATTTAACAACCCCGAAATTGATATCATTGCTGTAAATGACCTTACAGATGCCAAAACTCTTGCTCATCTGCTGAAATATGATTCAGTACACGGGATATTTCAAGCCGAGGTCAAAGCCGGGGATGGGGCGATTATTGTCAATGGCAGGGAAATCAAGGTTACAGCTGAGAAAGACCCTGCCCAGCTGCCCTGGAAGAAATTTGGGGTTCAGGTTGTTGTAGAATCAACAGGGAGATTCACCAAGCGTGCCGATGCAGCCAAGCATCTTGAGGCAGGAGCTGCCAAAGTTGTAATTTCGGCACCGGGAAAAGAAGAGGATATCACCATAGTGATGGGTGTTAATGATGAAAAGTATGATCCGGCAAATCATCATATCATTTCGAATGCCTCCTGTACTACCAACTGCCTGGCACCTTTTGCCAAGGTTCTGCACGAGAAATTTGGGATTGTCAAGGGCTTGATGACAACTATCCATGCTTATACAAATGACCAGCAGATTCTGGACCTTCCGCATAAAGACCTCCGCAGGGCAAGGGCAGCCGGAATGTCGATGATTCCTACTACCACAGGAGCTGCCAAGGCAGTGGCTCTGGTCCTGCCGGAATTAAAAGGTAAGCTGAACGGCTTTGCCATCAGGGTGCCAACCCCCAATGTTTCATGTGTAGATCTGGTTGCCGAGGTTGCCAAGCCAACCAGTGCAGAAGAAGTTAATGCGGCTTTTAAAGCTGCATCCGAAAATGAACTTAAAGGAATACTTCAATATTGTGAAGAGCCTTTGGTATCCAAAGATTTTAACGGTAACCCGCATTCTTCAATTGTTGATGCCCTTTCTACAATGGTAATAGAGGGTAATATGGTGAAGGTGCTGTCCTGGTATGATAACGAATGGGGTTACTCCAACAGGGTAGTAGACCTTATTGGTTTCATTACCGGCAAAGGTTTGTAA
- a CDS encoding sugar-binding transcriptional regulator translates to MTDIITLQQKIAPELIELIERRYTILRHVSHSQPVGRRVLANDLRLGERMVRSELDFLKRQGLLEGDLSGVKLTDNGELLIHDLSDFIKDLRGLVNIETSLRESLGLKQVVVVPGDSDEDELVKKELGRAAARHLLSVMEEGSIIAVTGGTTVGEVANAVQVSYSPRDLLVVPARGGLGEEVEIQANSIAAKIAKRLKASYRLLHVPDNITEDAMNSLIKDPHIKEIIKTIKSANILVHGIGNAREISVSRDDSAEETKWLLESGAVGEAFGHYFARNGTIIWTIHSLGIRIHDLKRIDHVIGVAGGSKKAAAILAVFSSGSETVLVTDEGAGRAMLEQLNGKGNSFKNKGK, encoded by the coding sequence ATGACAGATATTATAACCCTGCAGCAAAAGATAGCTCCCGAATTAATAGAACTTATCGAAAGAAGATATACTATACTGCGACATGTATCTCATTCTCAGCCCGTGGGCAGGCGCGTTTTGGCCAATGACCTTAGGCTGGGTGAGCGAATGGTCCGTTCCGAACTCGATTTTCTTAAGCGCCAGGGCCTCCTGGAAGGTGATCTGTCAGGTGTAAAACTTACTGATAACGGTGAACTGCTGATTCACGACCTTTCGGACTTTATCAAAGACCTGAGGGGGCTTGTGAATATTGAAACCAGCTTGAGGGAGAGCTTGGGCCTTAAGCAGGTAGTTGTTGTTCCTGGGGATTCCGATGAGGATGAACTCGTAAAAAAGGAACTGGGGAGGGCAGCGGCGCGGCATTTGCTTAGTGTAATGGAAGAAGGCAGTATCATTGCAGTAACAGGTGGAACCACAGTGGGAGAAGTGGCCAATGCAGTACAGGTATCATACAGTCCCAGAGACCTGTTGGTCGTTCCTGCCCGGGGAGGCTTAGGGGAGGAAGTGGAGATACAGGCTAATTCTATCGCAGCTAAAATTGCCAAAAGGTTAAAGGCTTCGTACCGACTGTTGCATGTTCCGGACAATATTACTGAAGATGCCATGAATTCACTAATTAAAGATCCTCATATAAAGGAAATTATCAAAACTATTAAATCTGCAAACATCCTTGTACATGGCATCGGTAATGCCAGGGAAATCTCGGTCAGCCGGGACGATTCTGCCGAAGAGACTAAATGGCTGCTGGAATCAGGAGCGGTTGGCGAGGCTTTTGGACATTACTTTGCCAGAAACGGGACCATAATTTGGACAATACACAGCCTGGGTATACGTATTCATGACCTTAAAAGGATTGACCATGTGATTGGCGTTGCCGGAGGCAGTAAAAAGGCGGCGGCAATCCTGGCGGTTTTTTCCAGCGGCAGTGAAACCGTTCTGGTAACTGATGAAGGCGCCGGAAGGGCTATGCTGGAACAATTAAATGGCAAGGGCAATAGCTTTAAAAATAAAGGAAAGTAA
- the rpoN gene encoding RNA polymerase factor sigma-54: MRMGFGLHQEQTQKLMMTPELRLAIKILQFSTVELTEYIENELVENPLLEIAETAADTTDSTDSPGDIEPETPGEQDSKDEMEKVDIDWDQYFDDGTSYRNECTLNRQEETPRYENFIAEVPTLQEYLMFQLALAPLDAEEKSVGEFFIGNIDDNGYLHCSTDETAVKCNVPSDTAENVLQIIQGMEPPGVGARDLKECLLIQYTQLELKNDLLKQIICDYLQEVAAGKIMKVAKRLGVQLYEMQEAMDLLKLLEPKPGRTFSPTDSTRYIIPDVVVEKVEHEYIILVNDVSTPRLTVSNAYKKFVKGSNADQESRKYIEDKLNSAVWLMKSIEQRRETLYKVSRCIVDFQKDFFDRGIKHLKSMNLRNVAETLGVHESTVSRAAAGKYMQTPRGLFEMKFFFSSGVSNVHGTSTSAEAVKKIIRELVEAEDSHKPLSDQKLAEDLQAKGVNISRRTVAKYRDEIGILPTSKRRRYRK, from the coding sequence ATGCGTATGGGGTTCGGGCTCCACCAGGAGCAAACACAAAAACTTATGATGACCCCTGAACTAAGACTGGCAATAAAAATTCTCCAGTTTTCAACCGTTGAACTTACAGAATATATCGAAAATGAACTAGTGGAGAACCCACTGCTGGAAATTGCCGAAACTGCTGCGGATACGACTGATTCCACTGATTCCCCGGGTGATATCGAACCCGAGACCCCCGGCGAACAGGATTCTAAAGATGAAATGGAAAAAGTGGATATTGACTGGGACCAGTATTTTGATGATGGTACCAGCTACCGGAATGAGTGTACTCTTAACCGTCAGGAAGAAACTCCGCGTTATGAAAATTTTATCGCAGAAGTTCCCACCCTTCAGGAGTATTTGATGTTTCAACTGGCTCTCGCTCCTTTGGATGCGGAAGAAAAATCAGTGGGAGAATTCTTTATCGGAAACATTGATGATAACGGTTATCTGCACTGTTCCACAGATGAGACTGCGGTCAAGTGCAATGTTCCTTCAGATACTGCAGAAAATGTTCTGCAGATTATTCAAGGTATGGAACCTCCCGGGGTAGGAGCCAGGGACCTTAAGGAGTGCCTGCTGATACAGTATACACAGCTTGAACTTAAAAACGATTTATTGAAACAGATTATCTGTGATTACCTGCAGGAAGTTGCCGCCGGAAAAATCATGAAGGTCGCCAAAAGGCTGGGTGTTCAGCTGTATGAGATGCAGGAGGCGATGGATCTTCTGAAATTGCTTGAGCCAAAGCCGGGGAGGACATTTTCACCTACGGACAGTACCCGGTACATCATTCCTGATGTTGTTGTGGAAAAGGTGGAGCATGAATATATTATCCTTGTTAATGACGTGTCCACACCGCGGCTTACAGTTAGTAATGCCTATAAAAAATTTGTCAAGGGAAGCAATGCGGACCAGGAAAGCCGCAAGTATATAGAGGATAAGCTTAACTCTGCCGTGTGGCTGATGAAGAGTATTGAACAGCGCCGGGAGACTCTTTATAAGGTTTCCCGCTGCATAGTTGATTTTCAGAAGGACTTTTTTGACAGGGGAATAAAGCACCTGAAAAGTATGAACCTGAGAAATGTAGCTGAAACCCTGGGGGTACATGAATCAACCGTAAGCAGGGCTGCTGCCGGCAAGTACATGCAAACACCTCGGGGATTGTTTGAAATGAAGTTTTTCTTTTCCAGCGGTGTTTCCAACGTTCACGGCACATCAACCTCTGCAGAGGCTGTAAAAAAAATAATCAGGGAACTGGTGGAAGCAGAAGATTCGCATAAGCCTCTTAGTGATCAGAAGCTTGCAGAAGATCTTCAGGCCAAGGGAGTCAATATTTCCAGACGTACCGTGGCTAAATACCGGGATGAAATTGGGATTCTGCCCACATCCAAAAGGAGAAGGTATCGTAAATAG
- the whiA gene encoding DNA-binding protein WhiA encodes MSFSTDTKNELARVMAQKPCCQTAELAALVKMDGLIQISGRHRISLHLITESAAVARKLITYLKSLYGAHTDILIKKKNKLKKNNVYLVRLVTQDDVSTVLRSLGMINDLGRLLDDIKPDLLKKECCRRSYLRGIFLGGGSVSDPEGDYHLEILVNDEDFSRELCKLLKRYHLAAGINRRKNWDVVYLKGSEDIIKLLNLMGAHGALLNFENVRIYKDVRNQVNRLVNCETANLNKTVNAAVRQVEDIRLIDRVIGLTKLPDNLRIIAENRLTYPDISLKELGETVKPKIGKSGVNHRMRRVQRIAEKIRESMKAE; translated from the coding sequence ATGTCTTTTTCCACTGATACCAAAAATGAACTGGCCCGGGTGATGGCTCAAAAACCATGCTGTCAGACGGCTGAACTAGCTGCTCTGGTTAAGATGGACGGCCTAATCCAAATTAGCGGCCGGCACCGGATTTCTCTGCATTTGATAACTGAAAGCGCTGCGGTAGCCCGCAAATTGATTACCTATTTAAAAAGTCTCTATGGGGCCCATACTGATATTCTTATTAAAAAGAAAAACAAACTGAAAAAAAACAATGTCTATTTGGTCAGGCTGGTGACACAGGATGACGTGTCTACAGTGCTTCGCTCCCTTGGAATGATTAATGACTTAGGCCGGCTTTTGGATGACATTAAACCTGACCTGTTAAAAAAGGAATGCTGCCGGAGGTCTTATCTCCGCGGAATTTTCCTCGGCGGTGGTTCAGTGAGTGATCCTGAGGGGGATTACCATCTTGAGATTCTGGTCAATGATGAAGACTTCAGTCGGGAATTATGTAAACTTCTGAAACGGTATCACCTGGCGGCAGGAATTAATAGAAGGAAGAACTGGGATGTGGTTTATCTTAAGGGCAGTGAAGATATCATCAAGCTGCTTAACCTCATGGGCGCTCACGGGGCCTTGTTAAATTTCGAAAATGTCAGGATTTATAAAGATGTCAGAAATCAGGTTAACCGGCTGGTGAATTGTGAAACGGCAAATCTGAACAAAACTGTCAATGCCGCTGTCAGGCAGGTTGAGGATATCAGGCTGATTGACAGAGTCATAGGCCTGACCAAGCTTCCTGACAATCTCAGGATAATAGCTGAAAACCGCCTCACTTATCCCGATATCAGTCTCAAGGAATTGGGGGAGACGGTGAAACCCAAAATAGGCAAATCCGGGGTGAACCACCGGATGAGAAGAGTACAAAGAATTGCGGAAAAGATTAGGGAAAGCATGAAAGCCGAATAA
- a CDS encoding YhcN/YlaJ family sporulation lipoprotein yields the protein MAKIRGKLFLALTLMLVLIVFGGCAVQRKPLPPEPDAPDRVPEMEVKPAPDRSPAEDRDIAADINRIAESVPGVARSYSVVIGNAVLIGLDIDKDQQEQGISKIKNRVAEKAEADSRIVRAYVSSDPDTTARIRELADNIRNGRPVTEYLDEIGEIIQRLTPQTD from the coding sequence TTGGCAAAAATAAGAGGCAAATTGTTTTTGGCCTTGACTTTGATGTTGGTGTTAATCGTATTCGGCGGCTGCGCGGTCCAGAGAAAACCGCTTCCGCCTGAACCGGATGCACCTGACAGGGTTCCCGAAATGGAGGTTAAACCCGCTCCGGATAGAAGTCCTGCCGAGGATAGGGATATAGCTGCAGATATTAATAGGATTGCCGAGTCTGTCCCCGGGGTGGCGAGGTCTTATTCCGTGGTGATTGGGAATGCGGTTCTGATTGGGCTTGATATTGATAAGGACCAACAGGAACAGGGGATCAGCAAAATTAAGAACAGGGTTGCTGAAAAGGCAGAGGCGGATTCGCGAATTGTCAGAGCTTATGTTTCATCTGATCCTGACACTACTGCAAGGATAAGGGAACTGGCAGACAACATTAGGAATGGCAGGCCCGTAACCGAGTACCTGGATGAAATCGGGGAAATAATTCAGCGTTTGACGCCCCAAACTGATTAG
- a CDS encoding Na-translocating system protein MpsC family protein, which translates to MKNGEQTLENSIASMIAGEIKTRTGKGPANTEVFLHNHYLLVKVSGYLLPYEKELSRAGQGYFDVKFNRARWVHTNIEALMEKMSALIGRIIKEFYYDVNPETDCSITVWFFE; encoded by the coding sequence ATGAAAAACGGGGAACAAACACTGGAGAATTCAATAGCTTCAATGATTGCCGGGGAGATAAAAACCCGTACCGGGAAAGGGCCCGCAAATACCGAGGTTTTTTTACATAACCATTACCTGCTGGTTAAAGTATCAGGATACCTGCTTCCTTATGAGAAAGAACTAAGTCGAGCCGGACAGGGATATTTTGATGTCAAATTTAACCGGGCCAGGTGGGTTCATACTAACATAGAAGCGCTGATGGAAAAAATGTCAGCCCTCATAGGAAGGATAATAAAAGAATTTTATTATGACGTCAACCCGGAAACGGACTGTTCCATAACGGTGTGGTTTTTCGAATAA
- a CDS encoding chemotaxis protein CheW — translation MTDTAIQRTGTGGKINDEQQYVVFQLGAEVFGVDINKIKEIITYRETTQLPGTGHLTEGVINLRGTVIPVFCLRKKFGFYEAENDRNTRIVVVEVHDSTVGIVVDAVAEVLLISGDSIEEPSSMVTSDVDDDYITGIAKLEDRLVIILDLEKVINPGAVSV, via the coding sequence ATGACAGATACGGCGATTCAAAGGACAGGTACTGGCGGGAAAATTAATGATGAGCAGCAATATGTAGTGTTTCAACTGGGGGCAGAGGTATTCGGAGTGGACATAAATAAAATTAAGGAGATAATCACCTATCGGGAAACAACCCAATTGCCCGGGACGGGGCATCTGACCGAAGGTGTGATTAATCTTAGGGGAACAGTAATCCCTGTTTTCTGCCTGAGAAAGAAATTTGGTTTTTATGAGGCTGAAAATGACCGTAATACACGCATCGTTGTTGTTGAGGTGCATGACAGTACAGTAGGAATAGTGGTTGATGCAGTTGCCGAGGTACTCCTGATATCAGGAGACAGTATTGAGGAACCTTCTTCAATGGTAACATCAGATGTAGATGACGACTACATTACCGGGATTGCCAAACTGGAAGACAGGCTGGTAATCATCCTGGACCTGGAGAAGGTAATCAACCCCGGTGCGGTATCTGTTTAA